The Pseudanabaena sp. FACHB-2040 genomic sequence CTTCTATCACCACCTGCATTAACGTGGCGATCAATTGATCGAGATGGATTATTTCTGAAAGAGCTTGAGCTGCTTTCATTACCGCAGCCAAATCGATCGCCGCAGTCGGATGAAGGGTCGTTTTAGCGGTCAAGATTGAGTTCGATTGCCGAATCAGGTTGGAATTGAGTAGTTGTGGATAGCGTTTTTCTAAATCTTTAACTTTAGCAGTTGCGCCCCATCTTTCATAGCAATAGTGTGCTTCTTTCATGTAGAGCTGAGCAATCTTTTCCCGACCTCGCGCTAGATAATGTTTTGCAGCCAATTCGTATGCTAACGCCTCTTCCTGGATATATTCATTTTCTCTGGCTCCTTGAATCGCCTGTTCATAAAACTCTTCAGCCTCAAGAAACTGCCCTAAAACTCGCGCTTTCTCTGCCGCGACTAGATAAAATTTATGTAGATAATTCATTGGGGCGTGTTCTGCCCATTTCTGCATTTTTTCTTGGTTGGTGCTAACACAACTTAGCCAAGCTTCTTTTTCAGAGTTTGAAGCATCAGGTGATAGGCTCAAAAGCGCTAGAGAATGATAGAAACAGAATATAGGTAGAAGCATTATTGCTGTCACCTCTTCAAAATGTTGCCTTGCCACAACGGCGGTTTGTACAGCTTGATGGTATTCTTCAAATAGATAAAACAGTATGACTTTGTGTAAATAGAGTATTTGAATTACAGTTCCATCTTTAACTGCAATAGCGTGTGATAACGCCTCCTCTTCATTACACACCCGACCAACTAAGCGACTGGGATTCTCAGACCTATCTAACAAATTAAGAATTGTCTGCCACACTATTGCCAGCCAATTCGAGGGGCGTTCCCGTCTGATTTGATTGGTCGCTTTGCTATAGGTTGCTGTTTTTTGTTCCAGTTGGGTGAGTTCCTCTCCAGCAGAAAACGAGTTGTAGCATACGTTATAGGCAGCATAACCAGCACATTCAAAGTCTCCAGTTTCCACTCCACTTTGATAGGCATCAGCCAGCATGGGTATTATGTTCCCAAGATGCACCTTCCATTGCATGATATGGGTAGCCGAAAACCTTAGGGTTCTAGCCTTGCCTCTTTTGGTATTCAATTGTTCTGCCGAGGTAAGAGCCAATTGACCAAATTTATAGCCGAGTTCAATGTCTTGAACAACTCCACATAGAACAAATCCGTAGGCAGCATAATACATCGGTGACCAGATAGTATTACCGTAGTTGATTGATAAATTTACCGTTTTGCATATAATCAGTATCCACAGTGCTGGTAACGTTATAAATGCAGCAGACCCTATATTCGCTAGGATTGTTATAGCTGCCAGTGGTTCTGATGCAGCAATCTCTGGTAAATTAGTCAAGTCTTCGATTTCTCGTTCAGCGAGTAGTGCAGCCGTTGACTCCAATTCCCTTTGAACATCTAACTGGCTTGGATTTTCTATTAAATCTATTCCCAAGAGCTTTAACGCTTCCAATCCAGTTTTGAGTGTTTCTTTCAGGTTACCCTGCGACAAATGTCCTTGAATTCTGCTATCGTAAACCTGCACTTTGTCAACCACTGTTTTGGCACGATCAAGTACCACTTCTATCAGCTGTTCCATCTCATCAAAGCAACCCTGGAGATACGTCGCTTCTGCTGCTTCTGAGTACAACGCTAAGGTGAGATCATACTCACTCTGCCAACTCTCTGAATTGAGGAGTTTAAGCCCTGTAGTGAAATACTTAAAAGCTGCTTCATAAGCCGTTGCTGCCTTTGCTTTCTGACCTGCCATTAAATTCAATCTGGCAATTTCAGTTCGTTCTGCTCGAGCAGTGACTAGCTCAAGTCCTTGATTGAGATGATCGATGATTTCAAACAGCCGCTCGGATCGTTGCTCTGGTGAAGTTTTTTCGAGCAAATTGCGACCGATTTGCAGATGAACAACCTGTTTATGCGAATCATCAATCAAAGCATAAGCCGCTTGCTGCACGCGATCGTGCGAAAACTTATACTCTTGAACCAACAAATCTTCGTCCAATTCAGACAGAGGTTGAATTAATCCCGCTTGTATTGCTGCTAATAAATCCTGGAAAATTGCTTTCGGTGATTTTTCGCAAACGGTTCCTTCGGAGTTGCGCTCTGCGCTAAACGCCAACGTCTTTAAATCAAACTCAGACCCAACACAAGCCGCGATGGAGAGAACTTGCTGTGTTGCTTCCGGCAATTTTTGCAACTGACGCAGCAGCAACTCCACCACATTAGCAGTAATATCTTGGGCTTCAATCTTAGCTAGGTTCCACTGCCAACTCAACTGTTGGGCATCAAAAGTCAACAGGTTTTCGCCATACAGCAGCTTCAAAAATTCACCTACAAAGAAAGGGTTGCCCTCGGTTTTACGTGACACGACTTGGGCTAAGGAGCGAACGGTATCAGGATTGTGATGTAATGTCTCAGCTATCAGTTGACTCAACGGTTCCAGTGTTAAGGGGGTCAGGCTTATTTCCTGAAATACTGCTCCCTGGTTTCGCAGGCTCTCTAGCGTTAAGACCACCGGATGCGTTGGAGTCAGTTCGTTATCTCGGTACGCTCCGATCAAAAACAGATACTGGATTTGCTCATCAAGTAAGATGAGTTCGATTAACTTCAACGTCGCAGAATCGATCCACTGTAGATCGTCTAAAAAAATGACTAGGGGATGCTCTTTTGCACAAAACGCCCGCACAAATCTTTGAAACGTGAGATTGAAGCGATTCTGTGCTTCTGTTGCTCCAGCTTCGGGCACAGGCGGCTGCTTGCCAATAATGAACTCAACTTCGGGAATCACATCTATGATAATTTGTCCGTTGCTTCCCAAAGCAGTGAGCAGGCGCGATCGCCATACTTCCACCTGTTCATTGGGTTCACCCAACAGTTGCTGCACCAATTTTTGCAGGGCATCGACGATGGCGCTGTAAGGAATATTGCGCTGGAATTGGTCAAATTTACCCCAGATAAAATAGCCGTGCTTTGCA encodes the following:
- a CDS encoding AAA family ATPase produces the protein MIILPGVTIHSKIYESLASLVYRGIREQDNCAVIAKVLKQDYPSPQELTRYRQEYEITRFLNLEGVVKAYSQQDYQRTLVLLLEDFGGESLEFWMRQQLDFCPMPLSVFLNMAIAITDTLGKIHAAHVIHKDINPGNIVFNPRTGVVKIIDFGIATRFSRTNPTFKSLHLLEGTPAYLSPEQTGRMNRMLDYRTDFYSLGATFYELLTGQLPFPTSDLLELVHCHIATPPTPPHELNATIPQPVSNLILKLMAKNAEDRYQSAWGIKADLERCAQQLAEMGQINTLSLGLQDVSEQFRIPQKLYGREAEIEALLVAFDRVVGSKAVREMMLVSGYAGIGKTALVQELFKPITAKHGYFIWGKFDQFQRNIPYSAIVDALQKLVQQLLGEPNEQVEVWRSRLLTALGSNGQIIIDVIPEVEFIIGKQPPVPEAGATEAQNRFNLTFQRFVRAFCAKEHPLVIFLDDLQWIDSATLKLIELILLDEQIQYLFLIGAYRDNELTPTHPVVLTLESLRNQGAVFQEISLTPLTLEPLSQLIAETLHHNPDTVRSLAQVVSRKTEGNPFFVGEFLKLLYGENLLTFDAQQLSWQWNLAKIEAQDITANVVELLLRQLQKLPEATQQVLSIAACVGSEFDLKTLAFSAERNSEGTVCEKSPKAIFQDLLAAIQAGLIQPLSELDEDLLVQEYKFSHDRVQQAAYALIDDSHKQVVHLQIGRNLLEKTSPEQRSERLFEIIDHLNQGLELVTARAERTEIARLNLMAGQKAKAATAYEAAFKYFTTGLKLLNSESWQSEYDLTLALYSEAAEATYLQGCFDEMEQLIEVVLDRAKTVVDKVQVYDSRIQGHLSQGNLKETLKTGLEALKLLGIDLIENPSQLDVQRELESTAALLAEREIEDLTNLPEIAASEPLAAITILANIGSAAFITLPALWILIICKTVNLSINYGNTIWSPMYYAAYGFVLCGVVQDIELGYKFGQLALTSAEQLNTKRGKARTLRFSATHIMQWKVHLGNIIPMLADAYQSGVETGDFECAGYAAYNVCYNSFSAGEELTQLEQKTATYSKATNQIRRERPSNWLAIVWQTILNLLDRSENPSRLVGRVCNEEEALSHAIAVKDGTVIQILYLHKVILFYLFEEYHQAVQTAVVARQHFEEVTAIMLLPIFCFYHSLALLSLSPDASNSEKEAWLSCVSTNQEKMQKWAEHAPMNYLHKFYLVAAEKARVLGQFLEAEEFYEQAIQGARENEYIQEEALAYELAAKHYLARGREKIAQLYMKEAHYCYERWGATAKVKDLEKRYPQLLNSNLIRQSNSILTAKTTLHPTAAIDLAAVMKAAQALSEIIHLDQLIATLMQVVIEDAGAETGVLVLLEDDQLTVVAQCSGSRQCNLEKIAVTDCATIPVPVIYSVERTQETLVFDDAVSEPSFLTDPYIQHQQTRSLLSMPILKQNQLVGILYLENNLSTGVFTRDRLQVLKLLMAQAAISLENARLYEQLADYTETLERKVEERTQSLQQEIAERQQTEAALRQSEANYRNLLQTANSVIIRYDTQGRIRYINDYGVKLLGYEEHEILGRTLFETIIPEAELSGRDMRPMVHDLLRNPQSYPQGEGEYLCRDGRRVWMVWSNQAIFNDQGEVVEILSVGNDTTQRKQAEEALQASEKELQTLIAAIPDPLYVLTAEGQVLDAVEREPNQSCRPIEEQIGKTLHQLLAKEQADEFLSCMQQVLRTQQVLTIEYSHWKAGREIWFSVRIAPIRHEQVIWLVRDITALKQAEEASILEERNRMAREIHDTLAQAFTGILAQVGAAKQVLTDDVEATGAHLDLIKELARTGLTEARRSVVALRPQLLEEGSLQSALHRLIAQIRTAAMDTTLHYEIEGTVYSLPTEVENNLLRMGQEALTNAIKHANADEIRVELIYDRDQVCLRVKDNGQGFGVGSIPFSEGFGLLGMSERAERIGAQLTIGSQPGQGTEIIVTVNRK